A stretch of Usitatibacter palustris DNA encodes these proteins:
- a CDS encoding DUF3096 domain-containing protein: MNLQLAPLISLIAGILILVMPKLLNYIVAVYLIVIGVIGLFGPIRLG, translated from the coding sequence ATGAACCTGCAGCTCGCACCCCTGATTTCGCTCATCGCCGGCATCCTGATCCTCGTGATGCCCAAGCTCCTCAACTACATCGTCGCGGTCTACCTGATCGTGATTGGCGTCATCGGGTTGTTCGGGCCGATTCGCCTGGGCTAG